ttgtttttactttaatatattattttattatttattgtaaacgtaacagtaaatgtttattaaattattgtaaaaatatgttttaaataggccgcacggtggtctagtggttagcacgttggccaacacagtaacagcctggagatcgggaagacctgggtttgattctcccttgtgtggagtttgcatgttctccccgtgtgcgcgtgggttttctccgggtactccggcttcctcccacattccaaaaacatgcaggtgaggttaactggtgactctaaattgcccataggtatgaatgtgagtgtgaatggttgtttgtctatatgtgccctgcgattggctggcgaccagtccagggtgtaccccgtctgtcgcccaaagtcagctgggataggctccagcatgcccccgcgaccctaatgaggaagaagcggtatagaaaatggatggatggatgttttaaatattacatttttttatattactgtaaaaatatatttttttatattttagaatgtgtacttatttaaatatatttatatgaagtaaaaaaaaaatattaaattacagcgtacatataaaaatacaataaatataatttgacaatagtgtaaaagtaaagtaatgaaaaataaagcttaaaaaagtaaagacaaaattaatattaacaacaaaattacaatatagatacaaatattttttttaaaataatattaaaataagtgtccttttgacatgcattatttcaaggctttcgcgggccacataaaatgatatggccggccaaatccggccccggGCCTTGAGCTTGACACCTCTACTGGAAACAAGGCGTTTTGTGTCTGTCCGTGCCTGCCTCCAACACTGTGTGTGTCTCCAGGAAGCGCTACGTGGTGCTTCATCCACTTATCAGCCATCAGCTCAGTCCGGAtacggacccagtgatggccgtTTACggacccatccattttctatgccgcttatcctcacgagggtgaggagcctagctgacttcgggcgagaggcggggtacatgcAAACAGAGCACAGAGatgcacacagagatgcccaagcggagatttgaacccaggtcttctcaatctcctaactgtgtggccaacatgctacccactcatccaccgtgcggccagtatatgttcattcttccagcaTCCAGTGCCAAAACATAGTGTCTCCTATGCTCTGAAGTTGTAGCCCTggtcaaaagtgcaaatgtgacacgtcaacctgacaaaacacacataATTAGAGCGGAAGTATCCGCCCAAGTCTGATGTGAGACCGTGGAAAATAACATCGCTAAGATgccagtatgaaaaatctatTAGAGTCATAACATTCATTCatagcacagcaacgtgcaaatgagtgttcactaaggattgtatAGATGTTGGagcaagacaaaaaaatccTTCACTGACGGGAGTGTtgtggagtgcttctgctgcagagactttactcaaaagtaaacaaaaagaggaattgtgtgacaaattcaggcaaatctcaatgtcagctacaataataacaagaaaaatCTGAAAATCTAAGAAGACGTACTATTGCAGATTttgttaaagagacacttactaaattattattttatgttattttttcagagaaaccggtgcagttttatttaacttaaaaataagcctcttgtgttcattcattgtttgtacagtcataTGTTGACTACTAAGGCTAAGTTTATTACTGTGAAATGTGAAATCtggtcctcttttattttaaatgcaatttcgGGGCCAAgaaaattgtgttgtattgaaccaatagggtgatgtgcagggtttccaTACATTTGATAATCATATCATTGATAATCAAAATAAGGTTCAGACCTtcactgtggaaaaaaaattgcataaatggACCtcactcaattttaattgaagacccctgccaTATATCATACACAACAACGTAAGAGTAAGGAATGgcgggaggacacaaatgtcAGCAACATTAGCTTAGcttcagtgctaacattacagtcaatCACATTAACGTGATTCTTCTCTCCTGGCAGAGTTGTCAGTCCCTCCAAGCCGCGCCTGCGTCCTCAGCTCTACCTGCCATTGCCATCGACCCCAACTTGACCTTTGACCCTGCCACAAAAGCTGTGTGTGATTTCAAAGCGTTGCTGCAGGAAGTCTGCCAGGGAGGATTCGTCAGCATCTATGAGAAAGGTTGACTTTGgtctttttcttattttattttttgtactatCAACACAGCATCAGCCACCATTCAAGTCACCAcaaatgttattatatttcattgggaaataacaaacaaaaacaactaaataGTCCTtttcacatacagtggtgtgaaaaagtgttcgcccccttcctgatttcttatttttttgcacgtttgtcacacttgtttcAGAGCATCaaccaaatttaaatattagtcaatgacaacacaactgaacacaaaatgaattattaagtgagaaaaaaaatctaaaccgacatggctctgtgtggaaaaagtgattgccctctgAACCCCTTACCTGTGTAGAAGCATTcctacatagtatcagcatttggaaccaaaggtgaggtgaaagaaaaagggtaaaagcACAGTATAGTAATTCTGTGCATCATGGGACAGAGTTAGAAGGTGTGTTagaaggaccgtcaaacaaagcgggaaaaaaaaatgcagctcgcattaaacatgcaaaaactgggggatttctaattgtgtattatttttttggaataaaataatgtcccATATTTATGAAATTGATatcccatccacccatccattgtccatgccgcttatcctcacaagggtcgcgggtatgccggagcctatcccagctgacttcgggtgagaggcgggataTGAAATTGATAtctttttacataaaatttgtctcaaaccacaaagagatttacatccctattagataaaaacatttttcatctgCGATGAAATGCGATTAATTATAAGTTAAATATAGACAAAatgcgattaaatattttaatcgattgacagtcctaatatataattaatcacaatcgCAGATAGAGATACGTTTTTATCACAggtgtaaatctctttgtggtaaacgatttgatacgcaactacaacgataactacatcaaattttatgtaaggggatatcaattttgaaaatatggaccattattttattccaaaaataatttacagctagaaatcccccagtttttgcatgtatgcAAGCGGCAATTTGTCCCACATTGTTTGACGGTCCTGGAAagcaccttctaactttgtcccacgttgcacagatggactactatactgtatttttaccctgcataggccttgcttgtgcagctccacaatccgaccacgttcaaaaagagaaaggttctgagctttagccatcaggagggcatgacagtgtgatgcctgacagaaaatgaacattttgagtagattttggcttttataacctgtggtcttaaacttttgatcagctgataaacagcctattttagtttaattgttgttttcaataaattactttttcaaaatgctttttgtctcactcccccttcttgtttttgcatattgtagctctacttaaaacctcaataaagtccaaatgtgcaaaatgcaaattctagcaatttttcaactggtcttaagattttgatcaggagtgtatgtatatatgtatataaatcgatacgttttagtcatttttctactttttgACACAATGGCAGTTGTGATGTTGACTGTGTGCATTACCGTTCTCGTGTAGTGCGAGATGTGGTTATCGTGGATTCTCCCGCCCCGCCTGCCCAGGCAGATGTAACGCCTCTGGCCAATGTCCATTCTCCTGCTGAAATGGAAGCAACAGGTGAGTCAAATGATGACCTCATGATTGCTCATCAATGGCAGCCTGATAATGCGTGTAAACAGCAGCCTTCAGTGGCCAAGTTGTGTATTGCACACCCGTCAAAGCAAACCAAAAGGTTAAATTCCATGTTGTCATAAAATGTGTTCTGtcaataaatgaaaaagaatCACATTATCTTATTTTCCATCACAAATACAACAGCTGCTTACTCAGCTTGTTTGTTTATGCTTCATCTTGCTGAGTCttagtgtgcgtgtgcgcgtgtgtgtgtgtctgtgtctgtgcaGCGAACCCGTCCCCGGGCCTGGACCAAAGTCCTCTGAGCTCCTTCAACTCTTCTCCTCGACCTGCAGTGCCCACTTTTGTCTTCACACCTTTTGGTAATACAGCGTTATGTTagtcaaacattttttaaataatgaattacatgaatgaaaatattgaataaataatgatttttaaaatcgtTTTTTcgtgacaaaaatacaataacaaaaaacataagTTATAATAacctaaaatgtattaaaaccaaaaaaattataatgcacttttatgttactaaaaatatttgtaaatatgtacaaatgtttttaattacataaatatcatgtaataatacaataataaatattcaATAGCTCAtctaaaagtgtttttaataataatataatacaaatattttacagatactagatttttttttaagtaaaggaatacaattaaaataaaaatgcaattaacCATTATAACAATTATAACAATAAACAATTAACAATATAACTATtattccaacatcaaattgAAACAATTTATAGTCAAATTTACAGGGTTTTCACTGTTGTAAatgacagtggaaccttggctagcatcattaattcattctggACAAGTCTGACGACTCGAAACAGACACTAacggaatacatttttcccataagacacCATGTAACTCGAATTAACTCGTTACAAAAAGCCAAATATGTTAACACAGATcaatttttatggttttacaatgacagtgtgacatgcagaaaatcattcaaaatgcatacaaatacctataaatgatgaatgaaagcgattgatgagcatttaaggttacttagTGAGtcactgtttccaaagacacggtgtggcaacgagatcaaccaccaccaccttcctgttttgacatgagttgtttcttgaattcaagtgtttctcacatcaataacccaaaatggagccaaagaaagctcagtggcagcattttgaggGACAAGAAATTAAAGGAGCATCGTAACATTTCTTGTAACAAGTAaaagaaatggcaaaatagttACAATTTCAAGCAATGCATACACATTTCACCACTTTTTAAACCCTGTTTGTAACACAGAAATAAAGGCATTTTAATCCTTTCAAGCATGTGTGACCTGACCAGTgagtgtatgtattttttttgttcattacaATATAGCTTGTTTAATAATTACCAATTTTAGTCAGTTACATTGTAAAATGAAGAGACTAGAGAACAATAATAAGAATGAGTTCAGTCAAGTATTTGTAAATAATCAGTAATACTGTGTGCGGGTTTGTCTCTGCAGGCTCCAAACTGATGTCAGGGTCCAGGCAGAGGCATCAGCGCCGCAGTCACACcagaaagaaataataatacttgAAATTGGACATTTATTACTTGATTACAATCATCTTACATACCATGTCTTCTCTTCCTCAACGTTCCTTTTTTATTAGTCCACATCTGAAccacacttttattttgttacaagCCTGTGAGCTTGTTGCATTATCTTCAGggttgttacacacacacacacgcacacaccattTACTATTACTTTAGCAATATTTTTGACATTGACATTCATTGCAGGACAGTGCAGTATTAGAGGCCAGACTCACTAGGgctgtatattttattaaaatgtatttttttaaaaaaggttaaTACACATGTAATATATTATTTGGGTTtgtactattaaaaaaaacatgtacataacGTCACACGTAAGCATGTATGTCATGTACACACACCCTGCACATGCAttcatgtttacattgtaagtCAAGTCGTCCCGTCTCCGCATTGGATGCCTCCAGCAGCTGTAACCTGATCACCAGTAGGTGGTGGGCGAGACTGCAAATATGGTATCAGTCCGATACGCAGTAAATAAAGAGACACTattgccgataccgatacatATTACTTGAAGATTTGCACGCACACTGAATGATTTTAATCATGCTTATACTTAAAACACCTCATTTTAGGAAACAAAATTAAATCATCTGATTCGTGAATATATGTGAACACAAAttaagagaactgaaaaatatcagtATCACCTTAGCACAAACCCAATACTGATCCTGTCATTGGTATCGGTATTTGTTTCGGCCCACCCACCTCTTTTGTACACCTGTAGGTTACGCCCCCTTTCATCCCTCAACAGAGTCGCCCTGTCCCAGGTAGGAAATGGCAGCAGCGACAATCTCTGTAGAACAGGACCAGTTCAGCTGTTCTGTGTGCCTGGAGGTCCTGAGAGACCCAGTGACCATCCCATGCGGACACAGCTACTGCCTGGGCTGCATCGAGGACTACTGGAACAGAACCAAGCAGAAGGGCCAGTACAGCTGCCCTCAGTGCAGGCAGGTGTTCAGCCCGAAACCTCAGCTAAACAGGAACACTGTGCTGGGCGAGCTGGTGGAGAAGTTGGTGCAGAGTGGACTTCAAGAGCCAGCAGGACCTCCAGTTTCCACGGAAGAGGTGAAATGTGGAGTTTGTACTGGCAAGAAAAGCAACGCCGTGACGTCTTGCGTCACGTGCACGGAGTCTTACTGCGCGGCTCACCTGCGGGCTCACGACGAGCGCTTCCGTGGGCGCGGCCACAGCCTGGTTCCGGCCGCAGTCGGACAAACGGTATGTTTACGCCACAGCCATCTTTGTTTTcaaaagtgcacttttaatttgtatgttttgttttgtttttttttttaccttggaaTACGTATAATACGAATGCCAGACCACAAGTGGGTGATGTCACGCTAAACACCGGACGTACGAGCACCACCTTATTTTCCGGGGTGTTATTCAAGTACACAATGTAGTACATTTTTGTCGGCGCTTGTTTGAGTTTAAATGTAGATATATGTAATCACCACTAGTAGGAGTAGCTGTGTAGTAGACGAATAGTCTATCAGAAAACGTGTCACATTTTTATCTTGACCAACAGAGTATGACCATATGACCAACAAGTCAGCCACCCCGGCCTTCATCAGGGAGACAAACCGCTGTTGTGCGCCATTTTTTGTTGTACAAGTAGTACAGTACTGAATGTCTTTTTCCTCTGTTTTATTGTGGTTGGCATCCATTACTTCGGTGCATCAGTTGTGTCTTAACTGCAGTCACAACCTCACTAGTGCCACACGGAAACATATACGTCCTACCCCATAATAAATGTAACACCTTGATTATCCTCCCCCAAGTACACCTTCCCACATATTCTGTTAAACAACCCTGTGCTTCTTAAATAGTCAAGCAACTTCCTTAGCTGTGCCCTTTCACCCATATTCAGTAGTCCTTTTAGTGTTATTTCTTCCATTCCCATCAGATCCCTCCTCATCACCTCCCTTCGATACCTCCTGCATCTCAGAATCATATGCTCAACTGACTTCTCTTCCCGACACTCTTCACACAATCCAGTGTCTTGCTTCCCCAGAATTTTCAATGTTTTAACAGCACATTGTACCATCCTTAATCTTATCACAACTTCTTCGTGCCTGCTCTTACCAGCAGTGCTTGAATCCTTGACCTTCAGCTGGATTTGATACAAGTGTCTTCCTCTTTTCTCTCTGTCCCACATGCTTTGTGAAATTTGGCTCATTTTCCACTTTTATCATGCTTTCCACCTCTGCTTGCTTATGCTTACGTGCATTTCAACCCTACTTGCCCTCAGTGCCCTCTTTGCCAACTTGTCTGCCCTTTCATTCCCCTGCCCCCCCCTTATTGTTTATCTTTGTGACTTGCAGCATCTGATATAGAATGTCCTGTCTGCTGTCCGAGTGAAATGATGTGATACTTTCCAGAACTCATGCCGAGTCTGAGCATAACGGTCTTCTTTTGTGACGTTAACGTCACCCATTTGACTGCCACCATTTCTACTGTGTATACCCCTAATCCATCCCCGGATCTTTTTTGTATACCCACTTCTTTTCCTAATACACTCACCCCAAATCCTGTTACGCCTGTATTTTCGCCCCATCGGTTTACAGTTATCATGTTGTTCCACCAAATAGCTGAATGCACTCAGCAGGTCCACTATCTTTCCTGTCCATTTAATTTCAAGCAATGAGCTCTCAGGGTACACCACAAGTGGGCTTACTTGTACTCCTTTATTTCCAGCTCCTTTGCTTTGTACTGAATGTGAAGTCAACTTGCGTATTGCAACTGTAATTGGTGAAGCGTTTATATGTAGATTTAAATGTTGCTATTCGTCACCACCATTAACATAACATAGTAAAAAAGTTGATTTATTCTCGTTTTATCACATTTAAAAATTGACCAATATGACATCACTGGACAATAACGGCCACCAAATTTGTTTACCATCTATAATATATAAATGGAATCTTCAAAATGAAACACTTACTgcataaaataatcatcaaacttgttCTTaagatgcacacagagcaatgaacagcttcatgctctgtctttctgctctgttctccttgcgccgtgaggcgttcaggcacacttgCAATAGTGAATGTGAGGCGCtgattctttttcatttttattcacgtacccctcATGCCAATCGGTGTACCccgctttgggaacctaggatgtagatgtacagtatttgttttggtTGTATGTGAAGTCCTGCACATGCCCACATGTAACACAAGTGCTTGTTCTGGGTCTGTGATTGTGTTTTCCACAGACAACTAAACGTTCTAAAGAGAAGTTATGTCCTTATCACCACAAAGTAGTGAGGAGCTACTGCCGAGTGGACCATGAGGGCGCATGCTCGCGGTGTGTGAAAAGTCAACACAAGGGTCATGAGGTCGTGCAACTGGTGGACGAGCGTACAGAACAACAGGTAAATAATCATCAAGTATAGAATAACGgcaacagtaacaaaaaaacccaaaaaacttaAATGCTGAACACTGCAAATCATAGCAATCCTGAAATACCATTTACGTAAGTATGCCCCCGAAGTGGCTGTGAGCATAGTGGGCAATTATTATGATTAGACACCATTGATTTTCTGTCCGCAAGCTCACTTTGCGGAAAATGGTTCTTTGGTTCTAATAATTTGAGGAGGGACTAAACTGAGTTTGTGATCTTTTGTAGAGAAAACTCCAAGAAGCATCTTTGAAGTGCGAGCAGAACCTAAAGGATGCGGAGAAGGAGCTACGATATGTTGTCAGATACATTAAAGTGAGAACACTAACTTTTGAGGTTGAATAAGGAAATTTATTACATAAAATAATTCTAGGGGCAacaaccaacttttttttttgtcaacgcCAATTTGTCTTCTGATGCTAATTTAATGTACTAAAAGTGGGGTTGTTTAAGTGTGAAACAGCAAGCTCACTTGTGATTGTTgctgtaaaagaaaaaacatttttatataccTTCAACCCTCGAGTTACTGTATCCactaaatattaaaacaattaagacgaccagtccagggtgtcaaTCCACATCGATTAGGTAAGAGGCAGACTGTCCAATCAAAGCAATCTAATCCCCATCCTTTGCAAGAACACACGCCCAGTTCAACTCTGGCTAATCTTAAACATGCTGTACTCAATGTCAGATCTTTAagtaataaatcatttttaattcattttttatttccttttacaATCTCGATATGTTTTTAACTGAGACATGGCTCAACAAAAACACAGTTAATGCTGTCCTGATTGAGTCTAGTCCTCCTCATTTCTACTTTCTTTCTGAAACACGACAAGCCCAGAGGGGTGGTGGCGTTTGTGCCATATTGAAGGGACAATATACTCAcccaaaaattgtcatttgggctttttttcttttaagtatgtgtcattcaaaatgacaatttttcaaaattacTTTCAGTTGTGTGCACTGATTTTGACTATTTGGTCATTACGGGGGACTTGAATGTGCATGTGGATGTAGCTAATGACAGGCGAGCTAAAGAACTCACTGCTGTCCTTGAAACGTTTGGTCTAACTCAGCATGTAACCCAACCTTCTCATAGCAGAGGTCACACTCTTGATTTGATCATTCCTAAGGGTGTtgctatttcaaatgtgaatttgaAACTTcagcctctcgcctgaagtcagctgggataggctccagcatacccgcgaccctagtgaggataagcggcatacaaaatagatggatggatattagaTATATAATTTTGTAGCTGAAATTATTATTCCaggataaaaatgtatatattttttattgaggtttttttcccttcaagctgctgcacctacCCTGAGTTGGTGTCCCCCGCCCAGGGGACGAGTGGCGCCTTACACTTTAAAATCCGGACAGTTTCAATAGAATTGGTTggacttgttgctaggcagaatttgtggGGCACAATGGTTTGAAccccaaaagtttttttttttttttttaaaccagttATGCATATTATGTTGTTTCCTTAGCAACATggggctgcattttttttttttttgctttggggTTTTTCTTATACCATCTTCTAGATCTAGTAGGGCACTGAGTCTTTTGTCCCAATGCAGAGTTGCCAGTGATTGTTGCCAATACTTGTTTATCTCACGCAGCACGCCACTGAGGCGGCAGTGGAGGAAAGCGAGAGGATCTTCTCCAAGCTTATCCGCACCATTGAGAAGCATAGGAGCGACGTGAAGGAGATGATCCGAGGCCGTGAGCGGGTGGCCCTCACTCAGGCCGAGCAGCTTCTGGAGAAGGTGGAGCGTGAGATGACAGAGTTAAGGAGGGGCGAGGCGGAGCTGGAGAAGCTCTCTCGGATGGATGACCATCTCCACTTCCTTCAGGTGAGCAGGAAGTGTTTGATACAGCCAATTccttttgttgggtttttttaaaataaatgtaatgtaattggCTCATCACTGCAGAAGTGCAGATCCCTTCATTTCCCATCCAAGAGGGTGCAGACTCCCAACACGGACACATTTCCCTACTTGATGTATAAAAGCATCAGAGGTGGCCTGGCCGAGCTGAGGGACAGTCTGGATGAAAGCCTCCAGAGAGAATTTAACAGAATCTCAGATAAAGGCAAGTCTACAGCACATTACAATCTTTATGACGACTTATTTTGTGGATAAACAACGCTTACATTTGTCTTCATTTTCAGTGTTTTCACTAAAGGAAACAAGCAATCCAAATCCCTCAGAAAAGACCAAAGGTATATGCAAATAAGTTGGATTTAATTGATTTTGGTCATCAACTCATATTTCTTCATCTCATCCTTCTAGTAACTCTAGATTCTCACATACTATATGACTCAGAACCAAAGACCAGAGAAGAATTTCTACACTGTGAGTaagatttttcattttttaaggcTGTTGCCGTCCATATTTAAAACTTAATTGGTGTGCACAGATACCCAAGATTTAACACTGGACCTCAACACCGCCAACCCATACCTGAGCTTGTCCGAGGGCCACAGAGCGGTGACCACACGCTCCGAGCCCCAGCCATACCCCGAGCACCCTGACCGCTTCACCAGCTGGGCTCAGGTACTGTGTCGCGCCGGTATGGCGGGCCGCTGCTACTGGGAGGTGGAGTGGGCCGGTAAGGGTGGGGCTTCTGTGGGCGTTTGCTACAGAAGCATGAGCAGGAGCGGTGGCGGCAGCGACAGCAAACTGGGCCACAACTCCAAATCCTGGAGCCTGGACTGCACGCACGGCGGGTGTATGTTTCGGCACGACAAGCACAGCGTTAGCTTGGCCATACCATGTGGCAACAGGATAGGAGTGTATCTGAACTTTAGGGGTGGTGTTTTGTCCTTCTACAACGTGTCTGATAGCATGGTTCACCTTCACAGTGTCCAGACTACGTTCAGCCAGCCTGTGTATCCAGGATTTTGGGTGGGTTTGGGGTCTACTTTGAAGTTGTGTTCCCTGTAAAGACTTAGGCCACAGTATTAGTTACACCTGCACAGTGTAACGAGATGCCTTGAGGTGCTTATCCAAATTTGGATTGTCCTACTCTGACTTGACCTCAGACTGTGCAGGTCTGCCTATTGTCATAGCCAGTGCTAATATGAAGAGGCCAAATAAGGCAGAAGTTGCTcagggatttttttaaattttaattataTGTACCAATaagcagcattttgttcatatcTTATTGAAGGCAGCAACGTCGACACTTTGGACCTGTAAGAGTGAGCAAAACTCAGTGCATGTTTGCTAGATTTTGTATTTCAAAGCAGTTTTCtacattaaataaatgaaagattTTTGCACTCAAaaactttgtgttttattttatttgtttttgtactcACATAGTCCTCAAACTTGGTGATCTCCTCCTCCAAGATGTCTGTACCCACTTTGTCGTCCTCCACCACACAGTTGATCTGCAGCTTTTTGATGCCATAGCCCACTGGCACCAGCTTGGAAGCCCCCCACAGGAGCCCGTCCATCTGCACCGAACGCACGCACTCCTCCAGCTTAGTCATGTCTGTCTCGTCGTCCCActgaaagaacaaaaaatgtaagcTGGCTACTAAACGTAGACTACTAAAACAGTAGAGCAGTGTTACTTACAGGCTTGACGTCCAATAAGATTGACGACTTGGCGATCAAGACAGGCTTCTTAGCCTTCTTGGCGGCATACGCCTCTATGCGTTCCTGCTTGAGGCGAGCCGCCTCCTCATCTTCGTCATCAGTACCGAACAGGTCAATATCATCGTCGTCATCGCAATTCTCTTCCACCACAACTTTTTTGGCTGGGGCAACCTGAATGAGCTCGGCctagttggagaaaaaaagattaaagAGGCGACAGACGTAAATAGAAGTGTTTCTCCCCTTGCCTTCTTCTACCTTGACTGCGGGTACAGTGGCTGGTGCAGGGGTCTTCTCCAGCTGAGCCACTCTGGACTCCAGTTTCTGCAGGGCGGCCCTCATGTCCCCCACCACTGAAACAAAGCATCTCAGTTAGCTTGTCATGCAAACATAAAAGTTTAAATGTGCTAACCTTTGTGCAAAGTCTGGTTCTCCAATTCCAGGCTCTTCATGCGTGCAATCAGGTCCTGGTCTCCAGCTGAATGTGAGGAAGACTGGAAGGATGCAAGGGAGAAGAACAAGCAAACGTTGAATGAAGTTAAGCACAGAAGAGTACCAGTAATCAAAGCCATGCTGTGATGCACACCTTCACACTGCAACAATTTCATGTTTGCAAGCATGTTACAATTTCATGATTGTAGCCCACTGGGAGAACCTTGATGTTACAGTGTATCACATTATCCATCGTATTACTTTTCTAATATATGCGCAGAACACATCTTACAGGCTTTATTTGGATACTATTGATTGTGACATTGATTAGTGTTGTGATCTCAACTAGAGTGGCAAAGAGGTGGGGAATTTGCCTGAACAGACCTACAGTGAGTTGTGTGCTTGGCTATTAAAAGGATACATAGATTACATTCATACTGCAagtcaattcagattttttttgttcatattttttcatgtcagtgggAACAGTACAAATCTGCAGTTTTTCCAAATGCGACCCAGGCGTCTTTCATATGCGGGTATATAGTAAATCTGATATGTGTCTGATGCTACTGCAGTCGTTAGGCaaaggtactcacagatgtaggcaaaagttcttcttgtca
This sequence is a window from Dunckerocampus dactyliophorus isolate RoL2022-P2 chromosome 2, RoL_Ddac_1.1, whole genome shotgun sequence. Protein-coding genes within it:
- the LOC129170913 gene encoding tripartite motif-containing protein 16-like protein isoform X2, producing MAAATISVEQDQFSCSVCLEVLRDPVTIPCGHSYCLGCIEDYWNRTKQKGQYSCPQCRQVFSPKPQLNRNTVLGELVEKLVQSGLQEPAGPPVSTEEVKCGVCTGKKSNAVTSCVTCTESYCAAHLRAHDERFRGRGHSLVPAAVGQTTTKRSKEKLCPYHHKVVRSYCRVDHEGACSRCVKSQHKGHEVVQLVDERTEQQHATEAAVEESERIFSKLIRTIEKHRSDVKEMIRGRERVALTQAEQLLEKVEREMTELRRGEAELEKLSRMDDHLHFLQKCRSLHFPSKRVQTPNTDTFPYLMYKSIRGGLAELRDSLDESLQREFNRISDKVFSLKETSNPNPSEKTKVTLDSHILYDSEPKTREEFLHYTQDLTLDLNTANPYLSLSEGHRAVTTRSEPQPYPEHPDRFTSWAQVLCRAGMAGRCYWEVEWAGKGGASVGVCYRSMSRSGGGSDSKLGHNSKSWSLDCTHGGCMFRHDKHSVSLAIPCGNRIGVYLNFRGGVLSFYNVSDSMVHLHSVQTTFSQPVYPGFWVGLGSTLKLCSL
- the LOC129170913 gene encoding tripartite motif-containing protein 16-like isoform X1, coding for MAAATISVEQDQFSCSVCLEVLRDPVTIPCGHSYCLGCIEDYWNRTKQKGQYSCPQCRQVFSPKPQLNRNTVLGELVEKLVQSGLQEPAGPPVSTEEVKCGVCTGKKSNAVTSCVTCTESYCAAHLRAHDERFRGRGHSLVPAAVGQTTTKRSKEKLCPYHHKVVRSYCRVDHEGACSRCVKSQHKGHEVVQLVDERTEQQRKLQEASLKCEQNLKDAEKELRYVVRYIKHATEAAVEESERIFSKLIRTIEKHRSDVKEMIRGRERVALTQAEQLLEKVEREMTELRRGEAELEKLSRMDDHLHFLQKCRSLHFPSKRVQTPNTDTFPYLMYKSIRGGLAELRDSLDESLQREFNRISDKVFSLKETSNPNPSEKTKVTLDSHILYDSEPKTREEFLHYTQDLTLDLNTANPYLSLSEGHRAVTTRSEPQPYPEHPDRFTSWAQVLCRAGMAGRCYWEVEWAGKGGASVGVCYRSMSRSGGGSDSKLGHNSKSWSLDCTHGGCMFRHDKHSVSLAIPCGNRIGVYLNFRGGVLSFYNVSDSMVHLHSVQTTFSQPVYPGFWVGLGSTLKLCSL